The window GCTCTTAAAATTATACCGTCGTATTGATTACCGGACCGTGCCTAAGATGATTGTTTACACAGAACGAGTGTTAGGGAAGTCTTGGTCGGAACCTTCTCTCCACCACCAATGGTTACATTTCTGGTTTCGTTCTGGGACAAAAAAAATAGGTTACCTTCCGACCTTACCTGTTCTTGATTCAATCTCCATCCAAAGTCTCTCGGAACCTGCTGCCTACAAAGAGGATGGATTTTGGATCTACGCAAGCGCCCAATAAAAGGGACATAATTCTACGACTGGTATCTGCATCTTTGGGATTTGCCTATCGGAAGGGATTTCGTCTCTTTGGAAGGAAAGTGGTTAGCATCTCGCTTTTCCTGGGATTTGGTCTCAAATTGTAGGCGACACTAGAAGATCGGTCCAAAATACTTAATTCTGTTCCTCATTATACAATGGACCCTGATTTTAAAACTTTAGTGGTGTTGAAGTTCCTATGGAAATAATCGGCATCTTTCTTATCTTCCTCCTTGTCTTTGTCAATGGTTTCTTCGTCGCTGCAGAGTTTGCGATGGTATCAATTCGCCCCTCTCGACTCGAGGAGCTTGTCAAAGAAAACCGGGCCATGTCCCATATCACCAAAAAAGCCATCTCCAAAATCGACGATATGTTGTCGGTATGCCAAGTGGGGATCACCGTTGCGAGTTTACTCCTTGGTTGGATTGGTGAAGCATTATTTGCAAGTGTTGTCTCTGGCTCCTTACGAATGTTGCAAATCGAATTGGATGTTGTCACCATTCATAGTATCTCCATTGGAGTTTCGTTTACACTCATCACTCTCCTTCATGTGATTTTAGGAGAGTTGGTTCCAAAAACGTTAGCGATTCAAAATACCGAAGCGATTGCGTTAGGTGTTTCGGCACCCATGTGGTTGTTCTACTATTTATTTTTCCCAGTTACGTTTATCATGAATCGATTGGCTGGTGGAATCCTCACACTCTTTCGTTTGCAACGAACAGGTGATAAATATGTTCATTCAGCCGAAGAGTTGATGATCATCATTGAGGAACAAAGGAAACAAGGTCGGATTGATAATGCAGAAATGCAACTCATCCAAAAGACGTTTGATTTTTCCGAACATACAGCCAAAGACGTGATGACACATCGATTGTCCATCATTGGAATCCCACAAGAATCAACGATCGATAAACTCCTTCCCCTCATTGCCGAACATAGTTTTTCCAGATACCCAGTGTATCACCAAACTTTGGATAAAATTGTGGGGATTGTCCATGTCCAAAAGTATTTAAAATGGCAAGCCGAGCATCTTTCCGCCAAAGGCAAAAAGGAAAAAATCACTGTCATCATGGAAAAGGATTTTGTAAAGGTTCCGGAATCCATGTCCATCGAACGTGTGATGACAAAACTCCGAGAGAAAAAACAACATATGGCAATTGTTATTGATGAATATGGTGGAGTCTCCGGCTTACTCACGTTAGAAGATATTATCGAGGAATTTTTTGGTGAAATCCGAGATGAAACGGATACCGATGAAGTGGATGTTACATCCAAAAATAAAAAAACGAAAACCATTACCTTAGATGGTGAAACCGAACTCTCTAGCCTAACAGATATTTTAGAAGGGGAAGAACCTTCGGATATGGAAGAAGTTCGGACGATTGCTGGTTACTTCATGGAAAAAAACGAAGATATGCCCAAAGAAGGTAGCATCGTTCAAATCAAAAAAGGTAGTTTAAAAGTGAAAAAAATGGAAGGAAACAAAATCATTTCCATCCTTTTCACGCCGAAATTAGAAGAAGACCATGATTCCGAAATGGAACGGGAACTCTCTTACGAGGATCGGTAAATGAAAGAAATCATCATCGCAGTCTCAGGTTCCATTGCTTCTTACAAGGCATGTGATTTGGTAAGAGGGCTTACCAAAACTGGTTACCCTGTGCGAGTGATCATGACTTCCAACGCCACAAAATTTGTGGGTAAAATTACCTTCGAAGCCCTAACAGGAAAACCTGTACGTGTGGATGAATTTGATACAGGGATGGCCCATATCGAAATCAAAAACATTGCGTCTGTGTTTGCCGTCGTTCCTGCTTCCGCCAATATCATTGGAAAAATGGCAAACGGAATTGCCGATGATTTAGTGACGTCAACCTATCTCGCTTGCACCTCACCTGTATTAGTTGCTCCTTCGATGAATCCTGGGATGTATCTCCATCCAGCAGTGCAGAGGAATTTAAAAACACTAGAGGCCGATGGCGTACACATTGTATCCCCAGAAAAGGGCATAGTGGTTTGTGGTGATGAAGGGTATGGCAAACTGGCGACAGTCGAAACCATTATGGAACAAATCATCGAACTCCACAAAAAGAATTCATGAATTTAAAATTCAAACGAGTCATTGTCACCTCAGGACCCACGAGAGAATGGATTGACCCAGTTCGGTACATCTCGAATGCCTCATCTGGCAAAATGGGATATGAAATTGCAAAATCATTTTTACAATATCCAGTGGATGTGATCTACATCCATGGAAATACCTTAGAGCGATATGCCAATCTTCCTGGCGCCAAACAAAACGTAGAGGTTGAAACCACAATGCAACTTCGAGATGCGGTACTCGCACAAATGGAAAATGATACGCTACTTGTGATGGCCGCAGCTCCCGCTGACTTTCGACCCATCATGACCGCAGAACATAAAATCAAAAAAGAAAGATCCTCGGAAGGGAGTAAGGGACTTTTACTCGAGTTAGAAGAAAATCCCGATGTTTTGAAACAAGTGTTTGAATATGTATCTGAAAACCAAATTCAAAACTCCATCCGTGTGGGTTTTGCCGCTGAAACAAACGATTTAGAAAAACATGCCAAGGACAAACTTGTTCGCAAAGGATTACAATTCATCGTTGGAAATTATGTGGGTCATGGCAAAGGATTTGGAGAAGTGGATTCTACTTTGCGTATTTACAGTCAAGTAGGTCTCGTCAAAGAAATTGGTCCCATGCCAAAAGAAAACTTAGCTGAATCACTTGTTCAATTTTTAGTGACTGTTTGAATGATTGCCAAATCCAAAGGCAAAATATCCAGCAAGTAAAATCAAACCAAAACTCACCACATAGTTCCATTTGATTCTTTCACCAAGAAATAAGGTGGCAAAGAGTATGAAGACAAAGATGGTGATGATCTCTTGGATGATTTTTAACTGGAACCCTTCGAATTTGTAGACTGTATACCCGATGCGATTGGCTGGCACCATAAGCACATATTCAAAAAAGGCGATACCCCAAGAAAATAGAATCACGTAAAACATTTGGTTTGATTTTGCATATTTTAAATGACCATACCAAGCAAAGGTCATAAAGATATTGGAAAAAATAAGTAAAACAACTGTTAGCATAAATTTAAGTCCTATTTTAGAATTGAATTTTGTGTTAGTGTAAGATATTATATTTCAAAGAATATCAGATTTACATTCTGTAAAATTTCATGACTTCATTCCTAATCGGTTAGAGCTAAAATTTAACTCTAACTCTTTTGAGATTACAAGGAATCTTATTCCATAGTTTCATCTGGAAATACTTCCTTCCAAATTTGAGGTAATACTTCTCCCGATTTCCCATCAAAGTGATGTTTCATGGAAGGTGTTAGATTTGTTTCCTCTGGATTGATTTCAATCCCGATGGCACCATTGCGAATGGCGGTTTGGGCCAAATTGGTTGGAACCGATACATTGGCACTTGTTCCGATCAAAATCACCACTTGCGATTGTTTACAAAGTTCCCAACTCTTCGTGAGTAAATTTTGGTTGTATTCTTCACCAAACCAGACAATATCAGGGCGGAGTAGGGAATCACATTCTTTACAAAATTTGAGTCCTGGATGATCCAATCCATCTTTTTCCAAATGGAATATTGACGTACAATTTGTACACCTCACTCGAAAGATATTCCCATGTAATTCGATCAGAGTTTCACTTCCGGCACGAGGGTGGAGTCCATCTACATTTTGTGTGATGAGATGAACGGAACTAGATTTTTTTTGCCATTTTGCGATGATTAGGTGGCCGAGGTTTGGTTTTGCTTTTTGACAAATTTCCCTTCTCCAATCATACCATTCCCATACAAGTTTTGGATTCTTTTGAAAGGCTTCGGGTGTTGCCAGATCCTCTGCTCGGAAGTTTTTCCAAAGGCCACCTTCTCCGCGAAAGGTAGGAATCCCACTTTCGCTCGAAATGCCAGCACCTGTTAAAAAAACGATGGAAGGAGCGTTTTGTATGAGTTCCAAAGAATCTTGGGGCAAAAGGTTCATTTCTTTGGTTCATTCTAACAAATTCTTTCAAAATTTAAATCGGAAAAAATTTCAGTCTAGGAATTCTGGTCGTTGTGAACCGTCATTGGCAAGAAATTCAAAAAAAATTGGAATCCATCAAGGAAAAACAATTGTTCCGGGAAACCAAATCTTACCAAGGCATTGATTTTTGTTCGAATGATTATATGGGTCTAACATCTAACCCGAATCTGTTAGAATACTTTGAATCCTTGAAAGATGAGTATCCCTTTGGTTCGACTGCGTCTCGCCTTGTCCGAGGGAATTATGATTCCATGGACCAATTCGAACGTGAATTTGCAAACTTTGTTTATGGAGAAGCGGCACTCCTCGTGTCAACTGGGTTTGTGGCCAATTTTGGGCTAATTGATTCAATTGCAGCGCCTGATTGTTATGTGTTTTGCGACCGTTTGAACCATGCTTCCATCTTAGATGGAATTCGAATTTCAGGTGCCAAAAAAAAATACTACAACCATTTAGACTTACAACATTTGAAATCATTATTGGATAAGGCCGACAAAGAAGATCCGCAAAAAAAACAGAAACGCATCGTCGTGACCGAATCTCTTTTTGGTATGGATGGGGATAGTCCTGATTTTAAAACTCTCCTCAAACTCAAAGAAGAATACGACTTTGTTCTCGTTGTGGATGAAGCGCATTCATTGGGTGTGTATGGGCCAGAAGGAAAAGGGATTTTATTTCGTGACTTAACAATGGATGACATCCAATCCATTGACTACCGAGTGTATACCTTGGGAAAATCATTTGGTTTGGAAGGTGGGATTATTGTTACCAAAAAAATGGGACGTGATCACCTCGTCAATGTGATGCGGCCTTTCATTTTTTCCACAGCACCACTTCCGATTGTATCCAAATTAGCAATCTTTGCTTTAGAACTTTTAAGGTCGATGGATACTTTGCGTTCTGAGTTACATACTCTGTCCGTTGATTTTAAAAATTCTCTTTTGGCGATTGGGTTTTCGATCACGAGTACCGAAACACATATCGTTCCATTGTTATTACCATCTGAAAGTGAAGCTTTGTATTATGCCAAACGATTGCAGGAGATGGGTCTTGATGTGCGCGCGATTCGTCCACCAACGGTTCCCACACCTAGATTACGGATCAGTTTGAATGCCAAATTGACAAAAAAAGACACAGAGGCCTTGGTTACGGCTCTCGTCCAAATCCGTAAGGATTGGGATGAGTCTGTTCCTTTGGTGTGAAATTTTTAAAGGAACAAAAGTTCGCTCGCGATTGAGATCATTCTCCTCGGCCCGAACCAAAATTGAAACCGAGGGAGGAATTTGTAATCTTCTGTTATGATTCTTCGAATTTGCGGATTTTTTCTTTGATGGCGTCTGTCGTGGATGCCAATGATTCTTTGGAGTTCGGAGAGTCTAGTTTTAGCCGGTCCTTTGATTTTTTGGTTCCGTATCGATAAATTCCAAACAAACCAAGGATTCCTAATCCAAGTAAGGTGGCATTGATCCAAGTATCATCGGGTTTTGCTAAAATTTTGGGACCAAATCCGTACACAATGGAATCCACCATACCTTGGTTTCCGTTTTCTTGGAACATAAGTATAATAGGATCTTGTAATACGGTATCTCCAAATCCATTTTCCATTTTGGAAATGATCTCTTCCTCACCCATACCATCTTTGATTCTATTTTCAATAAAAGTTTTGAGATAACTGGATGCGGCACACATATTAAACGAACAAGATTGGATGGGAAGGCTTGGCAAACAAATACAACGGATTTTTTCCGTTACCTTGAGAAAGGTTTGGATTTGTTGTTCTTCTTTCAGGTTGGTTGTTGTTTTTTGTGAAAATAAAACACTAGCAGATCCAAAAAACAAAAGAATTCCCAATATGATTCGATAGGTCATACCTAACTCTCCTTTGTTCGATTCTTTTTTTCTCCGATGGGGAGTAACAAAAAGATACCAGATAAAAAATACAATAAGGAACCAATCCAAATCAATTTCACAAGTGGGTTGATCCAAACTTCTAAGTTTGCTACAATTTGCCTTGGGAAGTTTAAGAAGGATTTGAGTTTATCAGTTTGGCTTCCTGGGGTAAAATAATACTGCATAAACATCAGCGGTAGGTCAGGGTTTTCCGATTTTAAATCAGAAGTTTCGATTGCACCAAGTTGGATGTAAAAGTCTTCTTTTGCCATGGAATGGATGGCGGGTTCACTTGTTGGGATATGTGTTTCGAAATCACCTGTTAGGTGGGAAATTTGTGGATAAAATCTTCTTTCAGTCTCGAGAGTTGCAATTTTTTCCAATCCACGATAAATTCCATAACTTGCTTCCTGAGAAACGATCACATTTTGAATGTTAGGTTCACCACCGAGTCCAGAAATGAGGACGGGTTTGATTTTTAATGTGGATGCTTCGATTTGGTAACCACCAATCATTGCCTTGTCGATGGATTGGTAGATGATTTCTTCAGAAGTAGGAGGTTGTAGTTCATAAAAAAAACGGACAGAGGTATTGATCTTAAAGGCATTCCCTGCATATCCGATGAAGATGAGAACCAGTGAGAAGTGCACTAAATATCCACCATACCTCCGTTTGTTTTTTAACATTAGGTTTAAGGCGGCTCGTAACAAAGATTCATCTTTGTGTTCTTCTTTTCTTGCTTTGATCCCGCGGTAGTATTCTTGCACAATCCCCGCAATGGTAAACATTCCGATGCCTACAGTGAGAACCGAATACACTTCTGCAAGGACGTCCCCATACTTACTGTCGGGTTTGGTAAAGTTTTGGGAATAAAATAGGATGTAAATTCCCCCACCAAAAATTCCAAAGAGGAATGGTTTGAGTAATGTGGATAAAAAGACAGATCCTGCTCCCTTTCTCCAAGCAAGGAGAGGTGCCGATCCCATCAGCAATAATAAAAAGATCCCGGCAGGAACTCCCCAAGAATTGAACCAAGGTGCTTTAAATTCTTTTCCATACAAAAGCGGAGAAAATACACCGAGTAAAATGGCAGCCGTCGAAAGTACCAAAAGAAAATTATTGAGTAAAAAACTCCCTTCTTTGGAAGTGATGGCCTCTAAGTTTCTTTCTGGTGTGAGTTCTTTCCTTCGGTAAATCACAAATCCTGTGAAGAATAAAAAACTACCGATGATATAAACAATAAAAGGTGTTCCGATGGTGGATTTGGAAAAACTATGTGGACCTTCGAGTACTCCCGAACGTGTGATCCAAGTTCCAAGCAAACTAAAATGGAAGGCAAGGATCACAAGCAACATATTCCAAAACTTTAACATCCCTCTACGTTCTTGGATGACAACGGAATGGACAAAGGCACTTGTGAGTAACCAAGGCATCAAGGATGCATTTTCCACTGGATCCCATGCCCAATACCCTCCCCAACCTAACTCTTCGTAGGCCCATTTGGATCCAAGTAGAATTCCTGTTCCTAAGAAAAACCAAGAAAACAAAGTCCATTTCCGAATGAACTTCATCCAATCCTCAGAGAGTTGACCTGAAACAAGAGCTGACATGGCTATGGCAAATGGAATGGATATACTCACATAACCAATGTAAAGGATTGGTGGGTGGATGATCATTGCCCAATGTTGGAGAAGGGGGTTTAGTCCTCTGCCCGCAGCTGCTTCGGGAACAAATTCACGAAACGGTTGGGCATCCCCATAAAACACAGCAAGGAAACTAAAAAATCCCGACAATACCGCAAGGATAAGATTCATCATTGGGATTCGGTCTTCGATCGACTTTCGTGTTTGCCACAAAACAATAAAGGTAAACACATTTAAGATCAAATTCCAAAAAAGTAAACTTCCAGAAGATCCAGACCAGATGGAAGTCATTTTATAAAATAAAGGTAAGTGTTCGCTTGAATGCATGACCACATAATAGTTGCTATAGTCAGATCGAACGAGTTGTGTGAGTAAAACGATAAATGCTAATACGATGACAAATGGATTTGTCATGAGAGCCAAACGACCAAGTTCGACTCCTTTTCTTTGTGAATATAATATTCCGTAGATCGTTTGTAAGGCGGAAAAAATTAAAATAGCGAGTGATGCTGAAAGTAAGATGGTCCCTAAATTATTCATTTTTCCTCTGCATACCCAGCTTCATATTTGGAGGCACATTTTGCTTCCACATGGTTTGAAACAAGTACTCCACGTTCCAGTTTTCCATCCACCCTTGCCCTTGCTCCTTCTTTGAAGGCATCCGGTAAAAGTGTTTCCCCCGTGAAAAAAACAGGGATGATTTGATCATTGAGTTCCAAATCAAATTTCGCTTTTTTTCCTTCTCGGACTAAACTTCCCACACGGACAAATCCTCTGACTCGCAAATTTTGTTCTGAGTATTTGGTTTGGTTGGCAGCTAGTTCAGACGCATCCAATAATAGGTAGGATGTTTCTTGGGATGAAAAATAGGCAATGCCTCCGAGAGAGATTGCGATGAGAAATAAAAGGGTTAAAAACTTACGATTCATGGTCCATTCTTTAGACGAAATCTCGTCTTTCCTCTAACCTCTCTGATTGCAAGTTTCGGTCAAACAAAAAGGTCATTGGAAAACCTTGAAAAAATCCCGGTTTTATAGGTAGGATTTGGTCCGATACACAAAATACCCAACCCATTCTTTGATGCTGAGAGTGGTTAAATCCAAATACCCAGCAGATGGCAGGTAGAGCTCAAACGCGCCCGAATCGGTATTAAATGATCGGTAATCTGTGGGAAAAGGGAATACATTCAGATTTTGTTTTTGGAAACAACCAAGAGAACGTTTCATATGAAAGGCTGAGGTGATGAGAAGAAAAGATTGGAAGTTTTTTTCCATCAAAATTTTTTTTGTTTCCACAGCATTTTCATGGGTGTTACGTGAATTGTTTTCTAAGATAATATCCTCTTCTTTGACACCGAGGTCGATGAACAAAGATTTGGCTAAGTCGGCTTCTCTGTACGTATCAGAAAGTAATAATCCAGAACCTCCCGTAAAAAGTATCTTTTTCACTTTGCCTGCTTTGTAGAGCCGTATAGCATCAGTAATACGATCTGCAGAATCTGTGAGTTCAGGTCTAGCTTTGACAGAGGAGATAGTTTGGATCATCCCACCAAGGACAATGGCAACATCAACTTTGGGAGCATCTTGCAAGGAGACAGGTGGATACTCTTTTTCTAATTCTGTCACCAATCGGTTGGCGATAAAGGAACTGGATGCGAGGTATAAAAAAAGGCAAATGATAAAAAATAGGAATTTTGTTTTCCCAGATTTGATACGGAACAAAAGATAAAAACAAAGTAGAAAAAAAACTGGTAGTGGATAGAGAAAGATAGTGAGTACTTTTGAAAGGATAAAAAAGAAAGATTCCATAAGGAAATGATCGTAAAGGGTGTGTTTTTTACCAGTCCAAATCAGGACCAAGGACCCCAATCCCACTCCCCCAATATTGAGAAGGGTGAGGGTAACGGACAGAAACTCCGAGTGGTGAGCGAGAATACTTCCAGTCTCTTGCAATTTGTTTTCTGAGTTGCATCTGCTCTTCTGAAACTCCCATCTCTGAGGCATTTAAAAACTGTTTGGTGAGCTCAACCCATTCTTTGATGGCCGCTGGGTTTTGTTTTTTTAAATCTTGGATGAGAATTCGAAGTTCAAATTCTGCATCTTCCCTTAGGTCTCTCGCAATTTCTGAAATTTCCGCATTGGATCCGAAAACAGTTTCGTTTCCTTCTGTTCGATCGACAGCATCTCGCCATTTCGCATAAGCGATGAACAAATTTTTTGTTTCGTCGTATCGATACATCGTAGTAAGTGATTGTGCTTGGGAATCGGAAAAAGGCAATCGAAAAATGAATCCATCCGATTGTGACTAGTCACAGTCTAAAGTAAGTGAAATGGAAGTCATTTGTAACTCTAGTTTTATTCTTTGCTCTGTCACTTGGATCGGCCATGCAACTACCCTGATTCAAATTGATGGACTCAATATTTTAACCGATCCCATCTGGAGTGAGAGGTGTTCCCCTTTCTCGTTTGCTGGTCCCAAACGGTACACACCACCAGGAATTTCCATAAATCACCTGCCAAACATTGACATAGTCATTTTATCCCATAACCATTATGACCATACAGACCTTCCCACTTTGAAACAATTAGAAGAAAAATTCCATCCAATGGTTTTAACAGGACTAGGTAACAAAAAATTATTGTTAGGTGAAGGTATGCATAATGTAAAGGAGATGGATTGGTGGGAAAAAATTTCTTTTGGTTCTGTTACATTCACATTTACACCGACCCAACATTTTAGTGGGCGGAGTCTATTTGACCGCGATGAAACTCTTTGGGGGAGCTTTATGGTGGTTGGGAAAAAAGAAAAAGTGTATTTTGCCGGAGATACAGGTTATTTCTCTCATTTTAAAGACATCGCCAGCCGGTTTGGATCCATCGACATTGCCATTTTGCCCATTGGAGCTACAGAACCGCGGTGGCTTATGGAACCAGTTCATATCGGTCCCACCCAAGCCGTGATGTCATTTCTCGACCTCAAGGCAAAATTCCTCGTTCCTATGCACTACATGACCTTTGTTTTATCAGATGAACCACTCGATTCTCCTGTGCCCCGCACAAAAGAAGCGATGAAACAATCGGGAATCTCCGAATCTGCGTTTGTTCCTTTAAAAATTGGAGAATCACGCTTTTTTTAGTTCCATGTGATTTCTCTTTCGGGTATGCTGTCCTAAAAAAAATAGGATGGTGAGCACGTTGAAGAAGCTTCTCACATTGATGGTTTTCCTGGTATGTTTGTCTGTGACAACTGCAGGGTTATTTGCCGAAGAACCAACTCCGGTTCCAACAGAAACAACAACACAAGAGGAAACAGGGCATTCCTCACATGGTGAATCCGTTCACGAAGAACTCCCGTATTGGACTGTTTTACCTTTCGTGGCAATTCTTTTATCGATTGCGATTTTACCAGTTGCCTC of the Leptospira biflexa serovar Patoc strain 'Patoc 1 (Paris)' genome contains:
- a CDS encoding hemolysin family protein, which encodes MEIIGIFLIFLLVFVNGFFVAAEFAMVSIRPSRLEELVKENRAMSHITKKAISKIDDMLSVCQVGITVASLLLGWIGEALFASVVSGSLRMLQIELDVVTIHSISIGVSFTLITLLHVILGELVPKTLAIQNTEAIALGVSAPMWLFYYLFFPVTFIMNRLAGGILTLFRLQRTGDKYVHSAEELMIIIEEQRKQGRIDNAEMQLIQKTFDFSEHTAKDVMTHRLSIIGIPQESTIDKLLPLIAEHSFSRYPVYHQTLDKIVGIVHVQKYLKWQAEHLSAKGKKEKITVIMEKDFVKVPESMSIERVMTKLREKKQHMAIVIDEYGGVSGLLTLEDIIEEFFGEIRDETDTDEVDVTSKNKKTKTITLDGETELSSLTDILEGEEPSDMEEVRTIAGYFMEKNEDMPKEGSIVQIKKGSLKVKKMEGNKIISILFTPKLEEDHDSEMERELSYEDR
- a CDS encoding phosphopantothenoylcysteine decarboxylase, with the protein product MKEIIIAVSGSIASYKACDLVRGLTKTGYPVRVIMTSNATKFVGKITFEALTGKPVRVDEFDTGMAHIEIKNIASVFAVVPASANIIGKMANGIADDLVTSTYLACTSPVLVAPSMNPGMYLHPAVQRNLKTLEADGVHIVSPEKGIVVCGDEGYGKLATVETIMEQIIELHKKNS
- a CDS encoding phosphopantothenoylcysteine decarboxylase, with translation MNLKFKRVIVTSGPTREWIDPVRYISNASSGKMGYEIAKSFLQYPVDVIYIHGNTLERYANLPGAKQNVEVETTMQLRDAVLAQMENDTLLVMAAAPADFRPIMTAEHKIKKERSSEGSKGLLLELEENPDVLKQVFEYVSENQIQNSIRVGFAAETNDLEKHAKDKLVRKGLQFIVGNYVGHGKGFGEVDSTLRIYSQVGLVKEIGPMPKENLAESLVQFLVTV
- a CDS encoding DMT family protein, whose product is MLTVVLLIFSNIFMTFAWYGHLKYAKSNQMFYVILFSWGIAFFEYVLMVPANRIGYTVYKFEGFQLKIIQEIITIFVFILFATLFLGERIKWNYVVSFGLILLAGYFAFGFGNHSNSH
- a CDS encoding SIR2 family NAD-dependent protein deacylase → MNLLPQDSLELIQNAPSIVFLTGAGISSESGIPTFRGEGGLWKNFRAEDLATPEAFQKNPKLVWEWYDWRREICQKAKPNLGHLIIAKWQKKSSSVHLITQNVDGLHPRAGSETLIELHGNIFRVRCTNCTSIFHLEKDGLDHPGLKFCKECDSLLRPDIVWFGEEYNQNLLTKSWELCKQSQVVILIGTSANVSVPTNLAQTAIRNGAIGIEINPEETNLTPSMKHHFDGKSGEVLPQIWKEVFPDETME
- a CDS encoding aminotransferase class I/II-fold pyridoxal phosphate-dependent enzyme, translating into MNRHWQEIQKKLESIKEKQLFRETKSYQGIDFCSNDYMGLTSNPNLLEYFESLKDEYPFGSTASRLVRGNYDSMDQFEREFANFVYGEAALLVSTGFVANFGLIDSIAAPDCYVFCDRLNHASILDGIRISGAKKKYYNHLDLQHLKSLLDKADKEDPQKKQKRIVVTESLFGMDGDSPDFKTLLKLKEEYDFVLVVDEAHSLGVYGPEGKGILFRDLTMDDIQSIDYRVYTLGKSFGLEGGIIVTKKMGRDHLVNVMRPFIFSTAPLPIVSKLAIFALELLRSMDTLRSELHTLSVDFKNSLLAIGFSITSTETHIVPLLLPSESEALYYAKRLQEMGLDVRAIRPPTVPTPRLRISLNAKLTKKDTEALVTALVQIRKDWDESVPLV
- a CDS encoding cytochrome c-type biogenesis protein CcmH — protein: MTYRIILGILLFFGSASVLFSQKTTTNLKEEQQIQTFLKVTEKIRCICLPSLPIQSCSFNMCAASSYLKTFIENRIKDGMGEEEIISKMENGFGDTVLQDPIILMFQENGNQGMVDSIVYGFGPKILAKPDDTWINATLLGLGILGLFGIYRYGTKKSKDRLKLDSPNSKESLASTTDAIKEKIRKFEES
- a CDS encoding heme lyase CcmF/NrfE family subunit, whose product is MNNLGTILLSASLAILIFSALQTIYGILYSQRKGVELGRLALMTNPFVIVLAFIVLLTQLVRSDYSNYYVVMHSSEHLPLFYKMTSIWSGSSGSLLFWNLILNVFTFIVLWQTRKSIEDRIPMMNLILAVLSGFFSFLAVFYGDAQPFREFVPEAAAGRGLNPLLQHWAMIIHPPILYIGYVSISIPFAIAMSALVSGQLSEDWMKFIRKWTLFSWFFLGTGILLGSKWAYEELGWGGYWAWDPVENASLMPWLLTSAFVHSVVIQERRGMLKFWNMLLVILAFHFSLLGTWITRSGVLEGPHSFSKSTIGTPFIVYIIGSFLFFTGFVIYRRKELTPERNLEAITSKEGSFLLNNFLLVLSTAAILLGVFSPLLYGKEFKAPWFNSWGVPAGIFLLLLMGSAPLLAWRKGAGSVFLSTLLKPFLFGIFGGGIYILFYSQNFTKPDSKYGDVLAEVYSVLTVGIGMFTIAGIVQEYYRGIKARKEEHKDESLLRAALNLMLKNKRRYGGYLVHFSLVLIFIGYAGNAFKINTSVRFFYELQPPTSEEIIYQSIDKAMIGGYQIEASTLKIKPVLISGLGGEPNIQNVIVSQEASYGIYRGLEKIATLETERRFYPQISHLTGDFETHIPTSEPAIHSMAKEDFYIQLGAIETSDLKSENPDLPLMFMQYYFTPGSQTDKLKSFLNFPRQIVANLEVWINPLVKLIWIGSLLYFLSGIFLLLPIGEKKNRTKES
- a CDS encoding cytochrome c maturation protein CcmE, which encodes MNRKFLTLLFLIAISLGGIAYFSSQETSYLLLDASELAANQTKYSEQNLRVRGFVRVGSLVREGKKAKFDLELNDQIIPVFFTGETLLPDAFKEGARARVDGKLERGVLVSNHVEAKCASKYEAGYAEEK
- a CDS encoding YdcF family protein — its product is MVLIWTGKKHTLYDHFLMESFFFILSKVLTIFLYPLPVFFLLCFYLLFRIKSGKTKFLFFIICLFLYLASSSFIANRLVTELEKEYPPVSLQDAPKVDVAIVLGGMIQTISSVKARPELTDSADRITDAIRLYKAGKVKKILFTGGSGLLLSDTYREADLAKSLFIDLGVKEEDIILENNSRNTHENAVETKKILMEKNFQSFLLITSAFHMKRSLGCFQKQNLNVFPFPTDYRSFNTDSGAFELYLPSAGYLDLTTLSIKEWVGYFVYRTKSYL
- a CDS encoding MBL fold metallo-hydrolase, which codes for MEVICNSSFILCSVTWIGHATTLIQIDGLNILTDPIWSERCSPFSFAGPKRYTPPGISINHLPNIDIVILSHNHYDHTDLPTLKQLEEKFHPMVLTGLGNKKLLLGEGMHNVKEMDWWEKISFGSVTFTFTPTQHFSGRSLFDRDETLWGSFMVVGKKEKVYFAGDTGYFSHFKDIASRFGSIDIAILPIGATEPRWLMEPVHIGPTQAVMSFLDLKAKFLVPMHYMTFVLSDEPLDSPVPRTKEAMKQSGISESAFVPLKIGESRFF